In a genomic window of Gouania willdenowi chromosome 11, fGouWil2.1, whole genome shotgun sequence:
- the LOC114471838 gene encoding transcription and mRNA export factor ENY2 codes for MNKDSQMRAAINQKLIEMGERERLKELLRTKLVECGWKDQMKAHCKDVIREKGLEHVTVEDLVTEVTPKGRALVPDSVKKELLQRIRAFLAQHATL; via the exons ATGAACAAAGACTCCCAGATGAGAGCCGCCATCAACCAGAAGCTCATAGAAATGGGTGAAAGGGAGAG GTTAAAGGAGCTGCTCAGAACTAAACTGGTGGAGTGTGGATGGAAGGATCAGATGAAGGCTCACTGTAAAG ATGTGATCAGAGAAAAAGGTCTGGAGCACGTCACAGTGGAAGATCTAGTCACAGAAGTCACACCTAAAGGCAGAG CGCTGGTTCCAGACAGTGTGAAGAAGGAGCTCCTGCAGAGAATTAGGGCGTTCCTGGCCCAACACGCCACTCTGTGA